The following coding sequences lie in one Syngnathus scovelli strain Florida chromosome 1, RoL_Ssco_1.2, whole genome shotgun sequence genomic window:
- the polr1a gene encoding DNA-directed RNA polymerase I subunit RPA1, whose protein sequence is MLFRKDVPWRRLEGMSFGMYSAEEIRKLSVKTITNTRLLDGVGNVLPNGLYDLALGPSDNKEVCSTCHQDFNNCPGHLGHVELPLPVYNPLFFDKLYLLIRGSCLTCQMLTCPRAAIHLLLNQLKLLDHGAIQQVYQIEEFLNQFIEKNGKVTGDDIAAALKEFTDSVVTESSGNINQIKHIVGRKDTLINDFWRNHMKSRNCPHCRSKRFPLRREHNSKLIVTLPAGTQSILKCDVVDITAGDKAYMTASTAREHVNMLWKKEGFFLKCLFYGVENNSASNGAEEGFSPDLFFLELMVVPPCRYRPTNRLGDQMFTNGQTVNMQAVMKDCAIVRKLLSLMAVEKGTQEAESQDTEEKDRSFLSEIPGKTLTDKLYNIWIHLQTHINIVFDSDMDKMMSQKYPGIKQILEKKEGLFRKHMMGKRVDFAARSVICPDMYIGTNEIGLPMVFATKLTYPQPVTPWNVKELRQAVLNGPNVHPGATMVMSEDGRRTLLSPSSFTQREAVAKQLLTPCPGPHKMPMKIVNRHIKNGDVLLLNRQPTLHRPSIQAHRARILPGEKVLRLHYANCKAYNADFDGDEMNAHFPQTELGRAEAYTLVSTDQQYLLPKDGTPLAGLIQDHMVSGARMTIRGSFFTRDQYTELVYRGLTDKQGRVKLLRPAILKPQKLWTGKQVVSTLLLNVIPKKAVPLNLVGKSKIPSKTWIQIPPRATPGYDPDTMCDSQVLIRQGELLVGVLDKAHYGSSAYGLVHCCYELYGGETSGNLLSCLARLFTAYLQLYRGFTLGVEDILVKPGANKKRKRIIKESLKIGTRALQTAFNLPPDVDEAEAKSRWQDAHLNPDQRDFSMADHKFKEVANQVNNDINKVCMPIGLHTSFPDNNLQLMVQSGAKGSTVNTMQISCLLGQIELEGRRPPLMPSGKSLPCFQPYDPAPVAGGFVTGRFLTGIRPQEFFFHCMAGREGLVDTAVKTSRSGYLQRCIIKHLEGLVVQYDLTVRDSDGSVVQFLYGEDGLDIPKTKFLQPRQFPFIEDNFEVIRKSQGLDKVLARVDPQGANKHFSAIQRWKSKRGLACPRKGAFLLFSQKKLAQLKQTEQDAGRNVCGRDAAVLKLIEQWRALGEDGQSKYKKKSSRCPDPSLAMFRPDISFGSVSESFHGITEKYLQNRDTMSPQGLDADRLRPLLHYKWQRSLCDPGEAVGLLAAQSIGEPSTQMTLNTFHFAGRGEMNVTLGIPRLREILMVASSNIKTPMMSVPVLNSKKALKRAQKLRRQLTRVCLAEVLQKIDVVETLRMESLPRSRMQTYKITFNFLHPEHYAEDKQLSPHKILHYMETRFFHLLLQAIDKRVAKLTSIAVGTQKATLRDKDIDGDELAEPPGGDDGEDVAEREVVDDQANEGDADASDAKRRDKQEEEVDYDSAEENEDKDDVEEEEEAQEEEEEETQKEAQEEAEGGAKQSKMESTDAKKNQAKSGGVEESPDQMRVKFVLNSNPAIEGYRYDLKHELWCELEVAFPVSKVYLDMTSVVSKLAQNAIIVETKGLTRCLLNETTTKTGEKLMVLNTEGINMHKIFEHSDILDVNRLYSNEVHAMAQTYGIEVAFKVIEKEIKDVFAVYGIQVDPRHLSLVADYMCFEGVYKPLNRHAFKSNPSPLQQMTFETSFKFLKQATMLGASDQLVSPSACLVVGKVVKGGTGLFELKQPLQ, encoded by the exons ATGCTGTTTAGAAAAGACGTGCCATGGCGGCGATTGGAGGGCATGTCGTTTGGCATGTACTCTGCCGAAGAGATACG GAAGTTGAGTGTAAAAACGATCACCAACACGAGGTTGCTTGATGGAGTCGGGAATGTGCTCCCAAATGGCCTCTATGACTTGGCCCTGGGACCATCAGACAACAAGGAG GTATGCTCAACTTGCCACCAGGACTTCAACAACTGTCCAGGACACCTGGGACACGTAGAGCTACCACTTCCTGTGTACAACCCTTTATTTTTCGAT AAACTCTACCTGTTGATCCGTGGTTCATGTTTGACGTGCCAAATGTTAACATGTCCACGGGCAGCCATCCACCTGCTATTGAACCAACTCAAGTTACTGGACCATGGAGCCATACAGCAAGTTTACCAGATAGAGGAATTTCTCAACCAG TTTATAGAGAAGAACGGCAAAGTCACTGGTGACGATATTGCAGCAGCGTTGAAAGAGTTCACCGATTCAGTCGTAACTGAAAGCTCAGGAAACATCAACCAG ATAAAACACATTGTTGGAAGAAAAGACACTTTGATAAATGATTTCTGGAGAAATCACATGAAATCTCGGAATTGTCCCCACTGCAG GAGCAAGCGCTTCCCCCTCCGAAGGGAGCACAACAGCAAGCTGATCGTCACATTGCCCGCTGGCACGCAAAGCATTCTCAAATGTGATG TAGTGGACATTACGGCTGGAGACAAAGCCTACATGACTGCCAGCACAGCTAGAGAACACGTCAACATGCTGTGGAAGAAAGAAG GTTTCTTCCTGAAGTGTCTGTTTTATGGGGTTGAGAACAACTCTGCGTCAAACGGAGCGGAAGAAGGTTTCTCTCCAGATCTCTTCTTCCTGGAGTTGATGGTGGTCCCGCCATGCAG GTACCGTCCAACTAATCGACTGGGTGACCAGATGTTTACCAACGGTCAGACGGTCAACATGCAAGCAGTGATGAAGGACTGTGCAATTGTAAGAAAACTGCTTTCTCTCATGGCTGTTGAGAAAGGTACTCAGGAGGCTGAG TCTCAGGATACTGAAGAGAAAGACAGGTCTTTTCTCTCAGAGATTCCTGGAAAGACATTAACAGATAAActctacaacatatggattcacCTTCAgacacacatcaacattgtcttTGACAGTGACATGGACAAAATGATGTCTCAAAAGTACCCAGGAATCAAACAG ATTCTGGAGAAAAAGGAGGGATTGTTCCGTAAACACATGATGGGCAAAAGAGTTGATTTTGCAGCTCGATCTGTCATCTGTCCAGACATGTACATTGGAACCAATGAGATAGGACTTCCCATG GTGTTTGCCACAAAACTAACCTACCCGCAGCCTGTCACGCCTTGGAATGTGAAGGAGCTTCGCCAGGCCGTCCTGAATGGCCCAAACGTCCATCCCGGTGCGACGATGGTGATGAGTGAGGACGGCAGGAGAACCCTCTTGTCACCGAGCAGCTTTACACAAAGAGAAGCGGTTGCCAAGCAGCTGTTGACGCCCTGTCCGGGTCCACACAAGATGCCAATGAAAATT GTGAACCGCCATATTAAGAACGGAGATGTTCTGTTGTTGAACCGACAGCCTACCTTGCACCGACCGTCAATACAGGCTCACCGTGCACGCATTTTGCCTGGAGAGAAG GTTCTGAGGCTCCACTACGCCAACTGCAAAGCTTACAATGCAGATTTTGATGGAGATGAGATGAATGCTCACTTCCCACAGACTGAGCTCGGTCGAGCTGAGGCCTACACGTTAGTCAGCACCGACCAACAGTATCTTTTGCCAAAG GATGGGACACCTTTGGCTGGTCTGATTCAGGATCACATGGTTTCAGGTGCACGCATGACAATTCGAGGCAGTTTCTTCACCAGAGATCAGTACACCGAACTTGTGTACAGAGGACTGACTGACAAACAAGGGCGAGTTAAACTTCTCCGACCCGCAATACTCAAGCCACAGAAACTCTGGACAGGAAAGCAG GTGGTGTCCACACTCCTCCTCAATGTTATTCCAAAAAAGGCCGTACCGTTAAATCTGGTTGGAAAATCAAAAATCCCCAGCAAAACATGGATCCAAATTCCCCCACGAGCGACTCCTGGATATGACCCTGACACCATGTGTGACTCACAG GTGCTGATCCGTCAGGGTGAGTTGTTAGTGGGGGTTCTGGACAAAGCTCACTACGGCTCCTCTGCATACGGTCTGGTCCATTGTTGCTACGAACTTTACGGAGGGGAGACCAGCGGCAATCTGCTCAGCTGTCTGGCCAGACTCTTTACTGCTTACCTGCAGTTATATAGAGGATTCACTCTAG GTGTTGAGGACATTCTGGTGAAACCAGGTGCCAATAAAAAGAGGAAAAGGATTATCAAAGAATCACTGAAAATTGGCACAAGA GCCCTCCAGACAGCATTCAACCTTCCCCCCGACGTGGACGAAGCAGAGGCTAAGAGCCGTTGGCAGGATGCTCATCTCAATCCGGACCAGCGAGATTTTAGCATGGCTGACCACAAATTCAAAGAAGTGGCCAACCAAGTCAACAATGACATTAACAAG GTGTGTATGCCAATTGGCCTTCACACCTCCTTCCCAGACAACAACCTCCAACTGATGGTCCAGTCAGGTGCCAAGGGTTCCACCGTCAACACCATGCAG ATCTCGTGTCTACTAGGTCAGATTGAATTAGAGGGTCGTAGGCCTCCACTGATGCCCTCTGGGAAATCGCTGCCTTGTTTCCAACCATATGACCCAGCGCCCGTTGCTGGAGGTTTTGTTACTGGGAGGTTCCTCACAGGCATCAGACCACAG GAATTTTTCTTCCATTGCATGGCAGGCAGAGAAGGACTGGTGGATACTGCTGTAAAAACATCTAGATCAGGATACTTGCAGAG GTGTATTATAAAGCATCTGGAGGGTTTGGTGGTGCAGTATGATCTGACAGTGAGGGACAGTGATGGATCTGTAGTCCAGTTCTTGTATGGTGAAGATGGGCTTGATATCCCTAAGACGAAGTTCCTGCAGCCGAGGCAGTTTCCCTTCATTGAGGACAACTTTGAG gtaatAAGAAAGTCGCAGGGCTTGGACAAGGTGTTGGCACGAGTGGACCCTCAAGGTGCCAATAAACATTTTTCAGCCATACAACGCTGGAAATCAAAAAGAGGGTTGGCTTGTCCTCGCAAAG GAGCATTTCTATTGTTTTCCCAAAAGAAGCTGGCTCAACTGAAGCAGACCGAACAAGATGCCGGACGAAATGTGTGCGGGAGGGATGCGGCTGTTCTAAAA CTGATAGAACAGTGGCGTGCTCTAGGTGAAGATGGGcaatcaaaatacaaaaagaagtCCTCCCGCTGCCCTGACCCCAGCCTGGCTATGTTTAGGCCTGATATAAGCTTTGGATCTGTTTCTGAAAGCTTTCACGGCATCACCGAGAAATACTTGCAAAATCGAGACACGATGAGTCCACAGGGCTTGGATGCTGACAG ACTTCGACCACTGTTGCATTACAAGTGGCAACGGTCACTATGTGATCCAGGGGAAGCGGTGGGTCTGCTGGCAGCTCAGTCCATTGGCGAACCCTCCACCCAAATGACCCTCAACACCTTCCACTTTGCTGGCAGAGGAGAGATGAATGTCACACTGGGAATACCTCG actgaGAGAGATCCTGATGGTGGCCAGCTCCAACATCAAGACTCCTATGATGAGTGTTCCGGTGTTGAACAGCAAGAAGGCCTTAAAAAGAGCTCAGAAACTCCGCAGACAACTTACAAGGGTCTGCTTGGCCGAG GTACTGCAGAAAATCGATGTGGTCGAGACACTACGTATGGAGAGCCTCCCTCGGTCGAGGATGCAGACTTATAAAATCACTTTCAACTTTCTTCATCCTGAGCATTATGCTGAAGACAAACAGCTCTCACCCCACAAGATCCTCCACTACATGGAAACTAG ATTTTTTCACCTCTTGCTTCAAGCCATTGACAAACGTGTTGCCAAGCTGACTTCCATTGCTGTGGGGACCCAGAAGGCCACCCTCAGAGACAAAGACATTGATGGTGATGAATTGGCTGAGCCACCAGGG GGGGATGATGGGGAGGACGTGGCGGAGAGAGAAGTAGTTGATGACCAAGCGAATGAAGGTGACGCTGACGCATCAGATGCCAAGAGGAGAGACAAGCAAGAAGAGGAA GTCGATTATGACAGCGCGGAGGAAAATGAGGATAAGGATGatgtggaggaggaagaggaggcgcaggaggaagaggaagaggagacgcaAAAGGAAGCACAAGAGGAAGCGGAGGGTGGTGCCAAACAATCCAAAATGGAGTCGACAGACGCGAAAAAGAATCAAGCGAAAAGTGGAGGAGTAGAAGAGTCTCCCGATCAGATgagggtgaaatttgtcctgaaTTCCAACCCAGCAATAGAGGGCTATCGCTATGACCTCAAGCACGAACTGTGGTGTGAA TTGGAAGTGGCTTTCCCAGTGAGCAAAGTGTACCTTGACATGACGTCAGTCGTGTCAAAACTAGCCCAAAACGCCATCATCGTGGAAACCAAGGGCCTGACCCGATGCTTGCTGAATGAGACCACAACCAAGACTGGAGAAAAACTGATGGTTCTTAACACTGAGGGCATCAACATGCACAAAATCTTCGAGCACAGCGAT ATCCTGGATGTCAACAGGCTCTATTCCAACGAGGTCCATGCCATGGCACAAACCTACGGGATCGAAGTAGCTTTCAAAGTCATAGAGAAAGAAATCAAAGATGTCTTTGCAGTTTATG GTATCCAGGTGGACCCCAGACATTTGTCACTCGTGGCAGACTACATGTGTTTTGAGGGGGTCTATAAACCACTGAACCGCCATGCCTTCAAGTCCAATCCCTCCCCACTGCAGCAGATGACTTTTGAGACCAGCTTCAAATTCCTCAAACAGGCTACCATGCTGG GCGCAAGTGATCAACTGGTATCGCCATCAGCCTGCCTGGTGGTGGGGAAGGTTGTCAAAGGAGGAACAGGACTTTTTGAGCTCAAACAACCGCTGCAGTAG
- the bbs7 gene encoding Bardet-Biedl syndrome 7 protein isoform X1, which produces MEINLNRVDYIQVGVTSQKTMRLLPALGKKATQKVAVADHDGVLTCFGMKKCDAVPVFKTLPGQKICRIDLGGAVGTPQEKIFVCSGSQVRGFTKKGKQFLTFDANLTESINAMQVSGADLFVCASYIYNHYCDCKDQDYFLSGDKINDIICLSSEDLAHTIPVLACQDRVLRVLQGSELAYEVEVPGQPSVLECYNKDGGNSIPFCFDYKILMICHVNRMNFIPLSGDAILYGTTDGKIGSVHIGEGSATTKWEIDNDKKKGGILCLDTYDITGDGVRDLLVGRDDGMVAVYGFDSTNEPTQRFEHALSESVTSIQGGCVGKESYDEILTATYTGWVTGLTTEPQKAELGAGDEVRISKEVQAKVEALRAELEQLQVKVQVGREQYQQTSLSKTAVSVVPTFSINDKFTLCQDDASYSLTLEVQTAIDNLLLQSDVPIDLLDVDNNSAVVSFSECDSEQPNGNFLLATYRCQANTTRLELKVRSIEGQYGTLQAYVTHRLQPKTCQVRQYRIKPLSLHQRTHSIDQDRPMNRLSLVGQFSFAEIHSWVVFCLPEVPEKTPAGESVTFYFLNTFLGTQLHATYSKGEGHFKSDNISTISILSDVLSKEATKRKINLNISYDINDDSVSHTLKMIHPKLEYQLVLARKVQLIDALKELQLHEGNADFLISEYRSILDQSDILLEEYKRQPAHLERLYGMITDLFIDKFKFKGQNVKAKVSSLLEILDSYDLNSLLDFFNEA; this is translated from the exons ATGGAAATTAATTTAAATCGAGTTGACTATATCCAG GTTGGCGTAACATCCCAAAAAACCATGAGGCTGCTGCCAGCACTTGGAAAAAAAGCCACTCAGAAG GTGGCTGTTGCTGACCATGACGGCGTACTGACATGTTTTGGGATGAAGAAATGCGACGCAGTG CCTGTCTTCAAAACACTCCCGGGGCAGAAAATATGCCGAATCGACCTTGGCGGAGCGGTGGGAACCCCGCAGGAGAAGATCTTTGTCTGCTCAGGCTCTCAAGTGCGAGGATTCACCAAGAAGGGGAAACagttcctcacttttgacgccaatCTTACTGAGAGCATCAATGCCAT GCAGGTGTCTGGTGCTGACCTTTTTGTGTGCGCCAGCTACATCTACAACCATTACTGTGACTGCAAGGACCAGGACTACTTCCTGTCTGGAGACAAGATCAACGACATCATCTGTTTGTCTTCAGAGGACCTGGCTCATACCATCCCTGTGCTGGCGTGTCAAGATCGTGTTCTCAGGGTGCTGCAG GGATCTGAGCTGGCCTACGAGGTGGAAGTGCCCGGACAGCCATCTGTGCTAGAATGCTACAACAAAGATGGAGGCAACTCAATCCCCTTTTGTTTTGATTACAAGATCCTTATGATATGTCATGTGAATCGCATGAATTTCATTCCGCTCTCaggagatgccattctctatggGACAACGGATGGCAAAATTGGCTCAGTTCACATCGGCGAGGGTTCAGCGACAACCAAATGGGAGATTGACAACGACAAAAAGAAAGGAG GAATTCTCTGCCTCGACACCTACGACATCACTGGTGACGGCGTGAGGGACCTCCTGGTGGGACGTGATGACGGGATGGTTGCCGTCTACGGCTTTGACAGCACCAACGAGCCCACGCAACGCTTTGAACAT GCTTTGTCAGAAAGCGTGACCTCCATTCAGGGAGGCTGTGTGGGAAAGGAGTCATATGATGAGATCCTAACTGCCACCTATACAG GTTGGGTGACAGGTTTGACCACGGAGCCTCAAAAGGCTGAATTGGGTGCGGGAGACGAGGTCAGGATAAGTAAAGAGGTTCAGGCCAAAGTGGAAGCCCTCAG GGCGGAGCTGGAGCAGCTCCAGGTCAAAGTTCAAGTGGGCCGCGAGCAGTACCAACagacgtcattgtccaaaacagCTGTCTCTGTGGTGCCCACTTTCAGCATCAATGACAAGTTTACGCTGTGCCAGGACGATGCCAGCTACAGCCTCACGCTGGAGGTCCAGACAGCCATTGACAACCTGCTGCTCCAG AGCGATGTCCCCATCGACCTGCTGGATGTGGACAACAACTCAGCGGTGGTCAGCTTCAGCGAGTGTGACTCTGAG cAACCTAATGGCAACTTCCTGCTGGCCACTTACCGATGTCAAGCCAACACCACCAGGTTGGAGCTCAAG GTGAGGTCCATCGAAGGGCAATACGGCACCTTGCAGGCTTACGTCACCCACAGACTGCAGCCCAAGACGTGTCAGGTTCGCCAATATCGCATCAAACCTCTTTCGCTTCACCAGCGCACACACAGCATCGACCAGGACAG GCCAATGAACAGGCTGAGTCTGGTGGGGCAGTTCAGTTTTGCAGAAATCCACTCCTGGGTGGTCTTCTGTCTACCGGAGGTACCAGAGAAGACACCGGCGGGAGAGAGCGTCACCTTCTACTTTCTTAACACCTTCCTTGGCACGCAGTTGCACGCCACCTACAG CAAAGGAGAGGGTCACTTCAAGTCAGATAACATCTCTACCATCTCCATCCTGAGCGATGTCCTCTCCAAAGAGGCCACCAAACGCAAAATCAACTTGAACATTTCCTACG ATATCAACGACGATTCTGTGAGCCACACGCTCAAGATGATTCACCCTAAACTGGAGTACCAGCTGGTGTTGGCAAGAAAAGTTCAGCTCATTGATGCACTGAAA GAGCTGCAGCTTCACGAGGGCAACGCCGACTTCCTGATCTCAGAATACCGCAGCATCCTGGACCAGTCGGACATTCTGCTGGAGGAGTACAAGAGGCAGCCGGCGCACCTGGAAAGGCTTTACG GCATGATCACGGACCTCTTCATTGATAAGTTCAAATTCAAAGGACAGAATGTGAAAGCAAAAGTGTCGTCGCTCTTGGAGATCCTGGATAGTTACGATTTAAATTCATTGTTGGACTTTTTTAACGAGGCTTAG
- the bbs7 gene encoding Bardet-Biedl syndrome 7 protein isoform X2, which produces MEINLNRVDYIQVGVTSQKTMRLLPALGKKATQKVAVADHDGVLTCFGMKKCDAVPVFKTLPGQKICRIDLGGAVGTPQEKIFVCSGSQVRGFTKKGKQFLTFDANLTESINAMQVSGADLFVCASYIYNHYCDCKDQDYFLSGDKINDIICLSSEDLAHTIPVLACQDRVLRVLQGSELAYEVEVPGQPSVLECYNKDGGDAILYGTTDGKIGSVHIGEGSATTKWEIDNDKKKGGILCLDTYDITGDGVRDLLVGRDDGMVAVYGFDSTNEPTQRFEHALSESVTSIQGGCVGKESYDEILTATYTGWVTGLTTEPQKAELGAGDEVRISKEVQAKVEALRAELEQLQVKVQVGREQYQQTSLSKTAVSVVPTFSINDKFTLCQDDASYSLTLEVQTAIDNLLLQSDVPIDLLDVDNNSAVVSFSECDSEQPNGNFLLATYRCQANTTRLELKVRSIEGQYGTLQAYVTHRLQPKTCQVRQYRIKPLSLHQRTHSIDQDRPMNRLSLVGQFSFAEIHSWVVFCLPEVPEKTPAGESVTFYFLNTFLGTQLHATYSKGEGHFKSDNISTISILSDVLSKEATKRKINLNISYDINDDSVSHTLKMIHPKLEYQLVLARKVQLIDALKELQLHEGNADFLISEYRSILDQSDILLEEYKRQPAHLERLYGMITDLFIDKFKFKGQNVKAKVSSLLEILDSYDLNSLLDFFNEA; this is translated from the exons ATGGAAATTAATTTAAATCGAGTTGACTATATCCAG GTTGGCGTAACATCCCAAAAAACCATGAGGCTGCTGCCAGCACTTGGAAAAAAAGCCACTCAGAAG GTGGCTGTTGCTGACCATGACGGCGTACTGACATGTTTTGGGATGAAGAAATGCGACGCAGTG CCTGTCTTCAAAACACTCCCGGGGCAGAAAATATGCCGAATCGACCTTGGCGGAGCGGTGGGAACCCCGCAGGAGAAGATCTTTGTCTGCTCAGGCTCTCAAGTGCGAGGATTCACCAAGAAGGGGAAACagttcctcacttttgacgccaatCTTACTGAGAGCATCAATGCCAT GCAGGTGTCTGGTGCTGACCTTTTTGTGTGCGCCAGCTACATCTACAACCATTACTGTGACTGCAAGGACCAGGACTACTTCCTGTCTGGAGACAAGATCAACGACATCATCTGTTTGTCTTCAGAGGACCTGGCTCATACCATCCCTGTGCTGGCGTGTCAAGATCGTGTTCTCAGGGTGCTGCAG GGATCTGAGCTGGCCTACGAGGTGGAAGTGCCCGGACAGCCATCTGTGCTAGAATGCTACAACAAAGATGGAG gagatgccattctctatggGACAACGGATGGCAAAATTGGCTCAGTTCACATCGGCGAGGGTTCAGCGACAACCAAATGGGAGATTGACAACGACAAAAAGAAAGGAG GAATTCTCTGCCTCGACACCTACGACATCACTGGTGACGGCGTGAGGGACCTCCTGGTGGGACGTGATGACGGGATGGTTGCCGTCTACGGCTTTGACAGCACCAACGAGCCCACGCAACGCTTTGAACAT GCTTTGTCAGAAAGCGTGACCTCCATTCAGGGAGGCTGTGTGGGAAAGGAGTCATATGATGAGATCCTAACTGCCACCTATACAG GTTGGGTGACAGGTTTGACCACGGAGCCTCAAAAGGCTGAATTGGGTGCGGGAGACGAGGTCAGGATAAGTAAAGAGGTTCAGGCCAAAGTGGAAGCCCTCAG GGCGGAGCTGGAGCAGCTCCAGGTCAAAGTTCAAGTGGGCCGCGAGCAGTACCAACagacgtcattgtccaaaacagCTGTCTCTGTGGTGCCCACTTTCAGCATCAATGACAAGTTTACGCTGTGCCAGGACGATGCCAGCTACAGCCTCACGCTGGAGGTCCAGACAGCCATTGACAACCTGCTGCTCCAG AGCGATGTCCCCATCGACCTGCTGGATGTGGACAACAACTCAGCGGTGGTCAGCTTCAGCGAGTGTGACTCTGAG cAACCTAATGGCAACTTCCTGCTGGCCACTTACCGATGTCAAGCCAACACCACCAGGTTGGAGCTCAAG GTGAGGTCCATCGAAGGGCAATACGGCACCTTGCAGGCTTACGTCACCCACAGACTGCAGCCCAAGACGTGTCAGGTTCGCCAATATCGCATCAAACCTCTTTCGCTTCACCAGCGCACACACAGCATCGACCAGGACAG GCCAATGAACAGGCTGAGTCTGGTGGGGCAGTTCAGTTTTGCAGAAATCCACTCCTGGGTGGTCTTCTGTCTACCGGAGGTACCAGAGAAGACACCGGCGGGAGAGAGCGTCACCTTCTACTTTCTTAACACCTTCCTTGGCACGCAGTTGCACGCCACCTACAG CAAAGGAGAGGGTCACTTCAAGTCAGATAACATCTCTACCATCTCCATCCTGAGCGATGTCCTCTCCAAAGAGGCCACCAAACGCAAAATCAACTTGAACATTTCCTACG ATATCAACGACGATTCTGTGAGCCACACGCTCAAGATGATTCACCCTAAACTGGAGTACCAGCTGGTGTTGGCAAGAAAAGTTCAGCTCATTGATGCACTGAAA GAGCTGCAGCTTCACGAGGGCAACGCCGACTTCCTGATCTCAGAATACCGCAGCATCCTGGACCAGTCGGACATTCTGCTGGAGGAGTACAAGAGGCAGCCGGCGCACCTGGAAAGGCTTTACG GCATGATCACGGACCTCTTCATTGATAAGTTCAAATTCAAAGGACAGAATGTGAAAGCAAAAGTGTCGTCGCTCTTGGAGATCCTGGATAGTTACGATTTAAATTCATTGTTGGACTTTTTTAACGAGGCTTAG